The following coding sequences are from one Streptomyces sp. NBC_01485 window:
- a CDS encoding extracellular solute-binding protein — MPSMSRRTLLRSVAAGGAAVAAPGLLTACSTSPDDTDVSNAGKELAPWPAYAAPAGPRPDLAPTDAGVQAGFTSYPSSLVTSVARTPGDGSTVKVLTVTFGTPPKPAAQNQYWRAVEKALGVKIEFTVVPQADYQKKMATVMAGDPDSLPDVINVFGGFTLPREAQFVQRRAEDLTPHLSGAAVGDYPNLAGIPTHAWHDMGRIGGRLYGIPLERPLPGSTLWLNQGLFTEAGMKAGWTSTDFAAVARKGTHGKRYALGASVGSLFGNAVHAAAHHAPNAWAVDKNGTFHANYADDRYKAAVAFQARLRENGSYHPDATSMSQADLSTLFLNGTVASLQDGFGAYQTRYPDAEGLLTPAPALPYSVEGTPGGIVAARRSFGYTILKKAGKERVQLLLRLLDHLAAPFGTKEWELLHHGLEGVHFTRGTDGSPRATKLGEVENVSNLPFRYLAEGPQVLYLPGRPDAVRALHTWQQAVVPVAIRNASFGLKSRTESSQGATLKALMDDTITAVVAGRAPMAEYDEAVRKWRSRGGDRMAGEYAEEYDANT, encoded by the coding sequence ATGCCCAGCATGTCCCGACGCACGCTGCTGCGATCCGTGGCCGCGGGTGGCGCCGCCGTCGCCGCCCCCGGTCTGCTCACCGCCTGCTCCACGAGTCCGGACGACACAGACGTCTCCAACGCGGGCAAGGAACTGGCCCCCTGGCCCGCCTACGCCGCTCCCGCCGGACCCCGCCCCGACCTCGCCCCCACCGACGCGGGCGTCCAGGCCGGCTTCACCTCCTACCCTTCGTCCCTGGTCACCTCGGTCGCCCGTACCCCCGGCGACGGCTCCACCGTGAAGGTCCTGACCGTCACCTTCGGCACCCCGCCCAAGCCGGCGGCCCAGAACCAGTACTGGCGGGCCGTCGAGAAGGCCCTCGGCGTGAAGATCGAGTTCACGGTGGTCCCGCAGGCCGACTACCAGAAGAAGATGGCCACCGTGATGGCCGGCGACCCCGACTCGCTGCCCGACGTCATCAACGTCTTCGGCGGGTTCACCCTGCCCCGCGAGGCCCAGTTCGTGCAGCGCAGAGCCGAGGACCTCACCCCCCACCTCTCCGGCGCGGCGGTCGGGGACTACCCCAACCTGGCCGGCATCCCCACCCACGCCTGGCACGACATGGGCCGCATCGGCGGACGGCTCTACGGCATCCCCCTCGAACGCCCGCTGCCCGGCTCCACCCTCTGGCTCAACCAGGGCCTGTTCACCGAGGCCGGCATGAAGGCCGGCTGGACCTCCACGGACTTCGCCGCCGTGGCCAGGAAGGGCACCCACGGCAAGCGGTACGCGCTCGGCGCCTCCGTCGGCTCCCTCTTCGGCAACGCCGTCCACGCCGCCGCCCACCACGCGCCGAACGCCTGGGCGGTCGACAAGAACGGCACCTTCCACGCCAACTACGCCGACGACCGCTACAAGGCCGCCGTCGCCTTCCAGGCCCGGCTGCGCGAGAACGGGTCCTACCACCCCGACGCCACCTCCATGTCGCAGGCGGACCTCAGCACCCTCTTCCTCAACGGCACCGTCGCCTCCCTCCAGGACGGCTTCGGCGCCTACCAGACCCGCTACCCCGACGCCGAGGGCCTGCTGACCCCGGCGCCGGCCCTGCCGTACAGCGTGGAGGGCACCCCCGGCGGCATCGTCGCCGCCCGCCGCTCCTTCGGCTACACGATCCTGAAGAAGGCCGGCAAGGAACGCGTTCAGCTCCTGCTGCGCCTCCTCGACCACCTCGCCGCCCCCTTCGGCACCAAGGAGTGGGAACTCCTCCACCACGGCCTGGAGGGCGTCCACTTCACCCGCGGCACGGACGGCTCCCCGCGGGCGACGAAGCTCGGCGAGGTGGAGAACGTCTCCAACCTGCCGTTCCGCTACCTGGCCGAGGGCCCCCAGGTGCTGTACCTGCCGGGGCGGCCCGACGCCGTACGAGCCCTGCACACCTGGCAGCAGGCGGTCGTCCCGGTCGCCATCCGCAACGCCTCCTTCGGCCTCAAGTCCCGCACCGAGTCCTCCCAGGGAGCCACGCTCAAGGCCCTGATGGACGACACGATCACCGCCGTCGTCGCCGGCCGCGCCCCCATGGCGGAGTACGACGAGGCGGTACGCAAGTGGCGGTCCCGGGGCGGCGACAGAATGGCCGGGGAGTACGCCGAGGAGTACGACGCCAACACCTGA